Proteins co-encoded in one Drosophila gunungcola strain Sukarami unplaced genomic scaffold, Dgunungcola_SK_2 000057F, whole genome shotgun sequence genomic window:
- the LOC128264117 gene encoding FAD-linked sulfhydryl oxidase ALR — MRMLLMIFTIAEQSFKIQELPTATTLLLRRHCHNFGYDYSSSPTQLEVSREATRLVIRRLQRTVLRLIRDPDFSMSAEANPKDSEKDHQESPFGANRKGTASGNATAGKQDSNCRTCNDFKSWSKQQRLISNVQSAKVKHMAAAEKLTVNAAEDAPPRDDCPLDKARLGISTWGLLHTMAAFYSDNPTDTEKRDMKTFFEVLSRLYPCEFCAKDFRTDLDVNPINVNSQSELAMWLCKFHNRVNNKLGKPLFDCNKVNERWRDGWLDGSCD; from the exons AATAGCCGAGCAAAGTTTCAAGATTCAAGAGCTGCCCACCGCCACAACGCTCCTCCTGCGGCGCCACTGCCACAACTTCGGCTACGACTACTCCAGCAGCCCCACACAACTCGAGGTCAGCCGGGAGGCCACCCGCCTGGTCATCCGCCGCCTGCAGCGCACCGTGCTCCGGTTGATCCGCGACCCGGACTTCAGCATGTCCGCCGAGGCGAATCCGAAGGATTCTGAGAAGGATCACCAGGAGTCGCCGTTCGGGGCGAATCGCAAGGGCACCGCCAGCGGTAACGCCACCGCCGGCAAGCAGGACTCCAACTGCCGCACCTGCAACGACTTCAAGTCGTGGTCGAAGCAGCAGCGCCTGATCTCCAACGTTCAGAGTGCCAAGGTGAAGCACATGGCCGCCGCCGAGAAGCTGACTGTGAACGCCGCCGAGGATGCCCCGCCACGCGATGACTGCCCGCTGGACAAGGCGCGGCTGGGCATCTCCACCTGGGGCCTGCTCCACACCATGGCCGCCTTCTACTCGGACAATCCCACGGACACCGAGAAGCGCGACATGAAGACCTTCTTCGAGGTGCTGTCGCGCCTCTATCCCTGCGAGTTCTGCGCCAAGGACTTCCGCACCGA CCTGGATGTCAACCCCATCAATGTGAACTCGCAGTCTGAGCTGGCCATGTGGCTGTGCAAGTTTCACAACCGGGTGAACAACAAGCTCGGCAAGCCGCTCTTCGACTGCAACAAGGTGAACGAGAGGTGGCGCGACGGCTGGCTGGACGGCTCCTGCGACTGA
- the LOC128264113 gene encoding ATP-binding cassette sub-family D member 3, translating into MAPALSKLANNQSAIVGVAGMTAALWIIAYGKMSNKKRKPGYEDKIQYTIAEKKEKKASKAHVNSVFFKQLRQLLPILIPGFWSIETGLLFLVAAALIGRSVSDIWMIQNATVVESTIIHMNRTKFKSALLKYLTALPAISVVTNVLKWSLGELKLRFRTNLTHHLYSQYLNGYTYYKMSNLDNRIANADQLLTTDIDKFCESATDLYSNISKPVLDIFIYVYRLTVNLGGKTPSILMLYLLFAGVFLTRLRRPTGRLTVEEQKLEGEFRYVNSRLITNSEEVAFYQGNKREKLTLLASYSKLRSHLRKFLEFRVSMGIIDNIIGKYFASIVGFYAVSIPFFAENHPLLSGEHSGQRLQAYYTYGRMLVKLAEAIGRLVLAGREMSRLAGFTARMTELIKVLGDLNKGTYERTMINGNNITQNAGGSAAASNFGPNKGIMCFEDNIIRFEQVPLVTPNGDVLLQELTFEVKSGTNVLVCGPNGCGKSSLFRILGELWPTWGGKVTKPSRGKLFYVPQRPYMTLGTLRDQIIYPHTREDMRRMGQSDEDLMHYLEIVQLTYLEQRENGLDAIEDWIDVLSGGEKQRIAMARLFYHRPQFAILDECTSAVSVDVEGKMYSYCREVGITLFTVSHRKSLWVHHDYYLQFDGRGSYEFETIDQEKEHFGS; encoded by the exons ATGGCCCCGGCTCTGAGCAAATTGGCCAACAACCAGAGCGCCATCGTCGGCGTGGCTGGCATGACGGCGGCCCTCTGGATAATCGCCTACGGCAAGATGTCCAACAAGAAGAG AAAACCCGGCTATGAGGACAAGATTCAGTACACAATCGCCGAAAAGAAGGAGAAGAAGGCGTCAAAGGCCCATGTCAACTCAGTATTCTTCAAACAGCTGCGCCAGCTTCTCC CCATCCTCATCCCGGGCTTCTGGAGTATTGAGACGGGCCTGCTGTTCCTGGTGGCCGCCGCACTGATCGGCCGCTCCGTGAGCGACATCTGGATGATCCAGAACGCCACCGTGGTGGAGAGCACCATCATACACATGAACCGCACCAAGTTCAAGTCGGCGCTGCTTAAATATCTGACAGCTCTTCCAGCG ATCTCTGTGGTGACCAACGTCCTTAAGTGGAGTTTGGGCGAGCTGAAGCTTAGGTTCCGCACCAACCTCACACATCACCTGTACAGTCAGTACCTAAA TGGCTACACCTACTACAAAATGTCCAACCTGGACAACAGGATAGCCAACGCCGATCAGCTGCTGACAACGGACATCGACAAGTTCTGCGAGAGCGCCACGGACCTGTACTCCAACATCAGCAAGCCCGTGCTGGACATCTTCATCTACGTGTACCGCCTGACGGTGAACCTGGGCGGCAAGACGCCCTCGATCCTGATGCTCTACCTGCTGTTCGCCGGCGTGTTCTTGACGCGCCTGCGACGCCCCACTGGCCGCCTGACCGTCGAGGAGCAGAAACTGGAGGGCGAGTTCCGCTATGTGAATAGCCGGCTGATCACCAACTCGGAGGAGGTGGCCTTCTATCAGGGCAACAAGCGCGAGAAGCTCACGCTGCTGGCCAGCTACTCCAAGCTGCGCTCGCACCTGCGCAAGTTCCTCGAGTTCCGCGTCAGCATGGGCATCATCGACAACATCATCGGCAAAT ATTTCGCCTCGATTGTGGGCTTCTATGCCGTGTCCATTCCCTTCTTTGCCGAAAACCATCCGCTGCTGTCCGGCGAGCACAGTGGACAGCGCCTGCAGGCCTACTACACGTACGGCCGGATGCTGGTCAAGCTGGCGGAGGCCATCGGCCGTTTGGTGCTGGCCGGACGCGAAATGTCCCGCCTCGCCGGCTTCACCGCCCGCATGACCGAGCTGATCAAGGTGCTGGGCGACCTCAACAAGGGCACCTACGAACGCACCATGATCAACGGCAACAACATCACGCAAAACGCCGGCGGCTCGGCGGCGGCAAGCAACTTTGGGCCAAACAAGGGCATCATGTGCTTCGAGGACAACATCATCCGTTTCGAACAGGTGCCGCTGGTGACGCCCAACGGTGACGTCCTGCTGCAGGAGCTAACATTTGAAGTGAA ATCTGGCACAAACGTCCTGGTCTGCGGTCCCAACGGCTGCGGCAAGTCCTCGCTGTTCCGCATCCTCGGCGAGCTGTGGCCCACGTGGGGCGGCAAGGTCACGAAGCCCTCGCGCGGCAAGCTCTTCTACGTACCTCAGAGGCCCTACATGACGCTGGGAACATTGCGCGACCAG ATCATCTATCCACACACGCGCGAGGACATGCGCCGCATGGGACAGAGCGACGAGGATCTCATGCACTATTTGGAGATCGTGCAGCTGACCTATCTGGAGCAGCGCGAGAACGGCCTGGACGCTATCGAGGACTGGATCGACGTGCTGTCCGGCGGCGAGAAGCAGCGCATCGCCATGGCCCGGCTCTTCTATCACCGGCCGCAGTTCGCCATTCTGGACGAATGCACCAGCGCCGTATCCGTGGACGTGGAGGGCAAGATGTATAGTTACTGCCGCGAGGTGGGCATCACGCTCTTCACGGTCTCGCACCGCAAGTCCCTGTGGGTTCACCACGACTACTACCTGCAGTTCGACGGCCGGGGCAGCTACGAGTTCGAGACCATCGACCAGGAGAAGGAGCACTTCGGCTCCTAA
- the LOC128264111 gene encoding uncharacterized protein LOC128264111 — translation MATLRNHTSTAGNGQDSPQAPQDAGATLAIGYVREFRARAAAFQVQRSEESLVYVQRSVALLGTKVAAQHFAPLPGNLELARFYVDLHALMGALENEGVEDDVLWACVALVQHCSRNLEARLAIVEKFCFVPLLGVLIRRTRRPERVHRLLVLLQDLTYGIHIAWEEPYLAALLEHLVEIVHGSVDGSSATIGGSSHHHNDDEDDSLTLLALSVLVNLCYKNFAVLFLFLRSVNISAFCRRIQNYGLLAYKMLILLSEDVYAFELRELYTFLRTAFAGIEDCLKHWNVAQMRHIVDFLLDSQCHAGLHRAMLSHSHYCEDVEKLLDQIDARCGMDDSQEETRKHHQICLDLVFRLVSYILQLSEDGSNAISLDALTPRLYEMVGDWLGSDLCGVAAIELLCTLLRLGKKTAVAQLIARDPSHVVSLVASSERPETRPAQVLAILRLLIALLQESKTEKLVLSKISESYFDKILAAPLALVPQFLSTQSLAAAEVEKACFCLLLLVNVAGIAKKAYLDKCCTLLEQPQLQYCLARGMVSRGEPLVAAVLQIAQFEHFPKAAVAKHVAGISGGPGTSTDCSGQAEQWRNLSSILKGHRTFTDKEMAQRVNALLDSIGGIVLRNELASAPVSQVIELYNHRIDSLNGAVLSLQQRLDQAGQHLANGTQLAHVQSAELQRFQATNFELLISQERLQTQCKDLKQQTEKLKSNMTNLLKQLSENSDHLQANERRLTVKKSEIASLQKECEALRTNLSAKCEELTKLEAHNKENTSRIDKLKKSMVAYEQDIKEKIRTIDERERELAKTQKALEEQRDARKKSEDLVSVLETQLQERKDQIEHLEMEQKETEDLRKTIMSLMESKKPKRKA, via the exons ATGGCTACGCTGCGGAACCACACATCGACGGCCGGCAACGGCCAGGACTCGCCACAGGCGCCGCAGGACGCGGGTGCCACGCTGGCCATCGGCTATGTGCGGGAGTTCAGGGCGCGGGCGGCCGCCTTCCAGGTGCAGCGGTCCGAGGAGTCGCTGGTCTACGTGCAGCGCAGCGTGGCGCTGCTGGGCACCAAGGTGGCGGCACAGCACTTTGCCCCGTTGCCGGGCAACTTGGAGCTGGCCCGCTTCTATGTGGACCTGCACGCCCTAATGGGCGCCCTGGAGAACGAGGGCGTCGAGGACGACGTGCTGTGGGCCTGCGTGGCGCTGGTGCAGCACTGCAGCCGGAATCTGGAGGCGCGGCTGGCGATCGTCGAGAAGTTTTGCTTTGTGCCGCTGCTGGGCGTGCTCATCCGGCGCACGCGGAGGCCGGAGCGAGTGCATcggctgctggtgctgctgcaggACCTGACCTACGGCATCCACATCGCCTGGGAGGAGCCCTATCTGGCGGCCCTGCTCGAGCACCTGGTGGAGATCGTGCACGGCTCGGTGGACGGCTCGAGTGCCACGATTGGTGGCTCCAGCCATCATCACAACGACGACGAAGACGACTCACTTACCCTGCTCGCCCTCTCCGTGCTGGTGAATCTCTGCTACAAGAACTTCGCCGTGCTATTCTTGTTCCTGCGCAGCGTTAACATATCCGCCTTCTGCCGGCGCATCCAGAACTACGGCCTGCTGGCCTACAAGATGCTCATCCTCCTCTCGGAGGACGTGTACGCCTTCGAGCTGCGCGAGCTGTACACCTTCCTGCGCACCGCCTTCGCCGGCATCGAGGACTGCCTGAAGCACTGGAACGTGGCCCAGATGCGGCACATCGTTGACTTCCTGCTGGACTCGCAGTGCCATGCCGGCCTCCACCGGGCGATGCTGTCGCACAGCCACTACTGCGAGGATGTGGAGAAGCTGCTGGAC CAAATCGACGCCCGCTGTGGCATGGACGATTCGCAGGAGGAGACGCGCAAGCACCACCAGATTTGCCTGGACCTGGTCTTCCGCCTGGTCAGCTACATTCTGCAGCTGTCCGAGGACGGCAGCAATGCCATTAGCCTGGACGCCCTCACGCCGCGCCTGTACGAGATGGTCGGCGACTGGCTGGGCTCCGATCTGTGCGGCGTGGCCGCCATCGAGCTGCTCTGCACCCTGCTGCGCCTGGGCAAGAAGACGGCGGTGGCCCAGCTCATCGCCCGCGATCCCTCGCATGTGGTCAGCCTGGTGGCCAGCTCGGAGCGACCGGAGACAAGGCCCGCCCAGGTGCTGGCCATTCTGCGCCTGCTAATTGCCCTGCTGCAGGAGTCCAAGACGGAGAAGCTGGTGCTGTCCAAGATCTCCGAGTCGTACTTCGACAAGATCCTGGCGGCGCCGCTCGCCCTGGTGCCCCAGTTCCTCAGCACACAGAGCCTGGCGGCGGCCGAGGTGGAGAAGGCCTGCTtctgcctgctgctgctcgtcAACGTGGCCGGCATCGCCAAGAAGGCGTATCTGGACAAGTGCTGCACCCTGCTGGAGCAGCCCCAGCTGCAGTACTGCCTGGCCCGCGGCATGGTCAGCAGAGGCGAACCGCTGGTGGCCGCCGTCCTCCAAATCGCACAGTTCGAGCACTTTCCCAAGGCAGCGGTGGCCAAG CATGTGGCTGGTATCAGCGGTGGTCCAGGCACTTCCACTGACTGCTCCGGCCAGGCCGAGCAGTGGCGCAACCTCAGCTCGATCCTCAAGGGCCACCGCACCTTCACCGACAAGGAAATGGCCCAACGGGTCAATGCACTCCTGGACAGCATCGGGGGCATCGTGCTCCGCAACGAACTGGCATCGGCACCTGTCTCCCAGGTGATCGAGCTGTACAACCACCGCATCGACAGCCTCAACGGCGCCGTGCTCAGCCTGCAGCAACGCCTCGACCAGGCCGGCCAGCATCTGGCCAATGGCACACAGCTGGCCCACGTGCAGAGCGCCGAGTTACAGCGCTTCCAGGCCACAAACTTCGAGCTGCTCATCAGCCAGGAGCG GCTACAAACCCAGTGCAAGGATCTCAAACAGCAGACGGAGAAACTGAAGAGCAACATGACCAACCTACTGAAGCAGCTGTCCGAGAACTCCGACCACTTGCAGGCCAACGAAAGGCGATTGACCGTGAAGAAGTCGGAGATTGCCAGCCTGCAAAAGGAATGCGAGGCGCTGCGAACGAACCTGAGCGCCAAGTGCGAGGAGCTCACCAAGCTGGAGGCACACAACAAAGAAAAC ACTTCGCGCATCGACAAGCTAAAGAAGTCCATGGTGGCCTACGAGCAGGATATTAAAGAGAAGATACGCACCATAGACGAACGCGAACGGGAGCTGGCCAAGACACAGAAGGCCCTGGAGGAGCAGCGGGATGCGCGCAAGAAGTCCGAGGATCTGGTCTCCGTGCTGGAGACGCAGCTGCAGGAGCGCAAGGACCAGATCGAGCACCTCGAGATGGAGCAAAAGGAGACGGAGGACTTGCGCAAGACCATCATGAGTCTGATGGAGAGCAAAAAGCCAAAACGGAAGGCCTGA